The nucleotide sequence GGTGTCGAGGATGCCGAACTGCGACGAGACCGCGGGGAAGCCAAAAGGCGTCGGTTCGCCGCGGTAGTCGAAGCCCGTCCAGAAAAACACACCGGCGGCCCACGGCCGCGCCGCGTAGTGCTTCCAGCCCAGTTCCGCGTTGCCGCCGGAGGTACCATCCTCCTGCGGCGCCAGATGGCCGCGGGCCTGGTCGGTGACGTAGATGCCGCGGGTCTGCTGGTTGGTCGTTTCCTCGGTGCCGAGAATGATCTGCCCGGGAAACCCGGTATGCTGCCGGTCGGTGTCGCCCTGCCGGATGTAGTTCACGCCCAGGGCCTGGACGGTGCGGGAGATGCCGCCCCAGCCGCCGCTGATCGCGGCGCTGACCGGGCGGGTGGGATCGAGGCGGTGCGCGAAGTTCTGCATCGGCAAGGTGATACGCGCGCCCTTGATGTTGCCCTCGATGGCCCATTCCTCGTTGCCGATTGACCACATGATGACGCTCGGATGGTTCCGGTCGCGGCGGATCAGGCGCTCAAGCGGGTGGAGGTGCCAGGCGTTGATGCCCATGAGCCGGTTCTCGTCGATCACGAGCAGGCCGAGTCGGTCGCAGGCGTCGAGCAACTCGGGGGTGGGTGGATTGTGCGAGCAGCGATAGGCGTTGCTGCCGAATTCCTTCAGCTTCCGGAGGCGGAACTCCTGCAGAGCATCGGGGATCGCGGCACCGACGCCGGCGTGGTCCTGGTGGTTGTTGGTGCCCTTGAGCTCCACCCGCCGTCCGTTGAGGAAGAAGCCGGCGTTGGGATCGAAGCGAAGTGTGCGGATGCCGAAGGGCGTCTCGTAACGGTCCACGATCTGGTCTGCCCGGCGCAGGGTCGTGACAAGGGTGTGTCGCACGGGAGTTTCAAGCGACCAGAGTTGGGGCGAAGCGACCGCGATCGCGTCGGTGAGGGTCGTGGTTTCGCCCGCCGCGAGTTGCAGTGGGCGGCGGTTGGTTGCGAGCACGCGGCCGTCGGGCGCGACGACCTCCTGTTCCAACGTGCCGCTGGCGGCCTCGTGACCCTCATTGACGACCTGGGTGTCGACGGTGACGGTCGCCTCCGGGCCTGCGACGTCAGTGCGCACGAAGGTGCCTTCACGGGCCACGTGCCACGGCGCGGTCTTGGTCAGCCAGACGTGGCGGTAGATGCCCGCGCCCTCGTAGAACCAGCCCTCCTCGATGGTGGCGTCCGCGCGCACGGCGATGACGTTGTCGCCACCGTAGTTGAGGTATTCGCTGACATCGTAGCTGGTGCCGAGGTAACCGCTGGGTTCCTCGCCGACGAGGAAACCGTTCACAAACACACGGGCATTGCGGTAGATGCCGTCGAACTCGAGCGAGATCCGGCGACCCAGGTCGGAGGCCGCGATGGGAAACGTGCGGCGATACCAACCCACGCTAGTTTCCGGGAAGGCGGCGCCGATCGGCCGGTAGCCGTGGCTGGCCTTGCCGCGGCGGTCGAAGGGCAGTTCGACCGCCCAGTCGTGCGGGAGGTCGATTTGGCGCCAGCCACGGTCGTCAAAGGCTATGCTCGCCGGGCCGTCGCCAAAACCGGTCTTGGCGAGATAGGAAAAGTAGCCCGTGCCATGGCCGAAATCGCGTGCTGGGTCACTGGCGTGGCCGAGGGCGAAACGCCAGCCGGCGTCGAGCCGGATCTTTTCGCGGGGGGGCGCGGCGGGCTCCGCCTGCATTGAGGCCAAGGCCAGGGCGAACAGGAGGCACGTGGCGATGAACAGGCGGTATGGGGCGGGGGACAGGAAGATCATGCAGATAAGGGGAGAGCTTGCATTGTATACCTGCACGACCGGACCAGCTATCTGAAAGACGGGCGAGGAATGCGCGTATCTTGCTTTTTAGTGGAGCATGCGAAGGTACAGGCAGGTGGAGGCGGATACCGTGACCCTCCCTGACGCCAGCGGGCGAGTATTGCATCATCCCTTGACCGGGCGGGGACCCGCGGTAACTTCTGGGAAAGGAATCCATTTATGAACACGCGCAGAAGGTTTCTGACCCAATTGGCGGTGGGAGCGGCGGGGATGACGATGGCGACGCGCTCGTGGGCGTCGGTCATCGTGCCGAAAAAGAAGGACCGGCTTGGCGTGGCACTCGTGGGGCTCGGCTACTACAGCACGGATCTCCTCGCACCGGCCCTGCAGCTCACGACCCAGTGCCGGCTCGCGGGCGTCGTGTCCGGCACGCCGGCGAAGCTGGCGATGTGGCAGCAGCGGCACGGGCTGCCGGAGGCGAATCTCTACAACTACGACAACTTTGACACGATCGCCAACAACACGGACATCGACGTGGTCTACATCGTGTTGCCGCCGTCGATGCACGCGGAGTACACGATCCGCGCCGCGCGGGCGGGGAAGCACGTGTGGTGTGAGAAGCCGATGGCGCCTTCGGTCAAGGAGTGCGAGGCCATGATCAAGGCGTGCCGGGACCATGGGGTGACGCTCGCGATCGGCTACCGGCTGCACCACGAGCCGAACACCCAGCGGATCATGCAATTTCGCCGCGAGCAGAAATATGGGCCGGCGGTCCGCGCCACGGCCGAGGCCGGTTATGTCGACCCGCGGAAGGATCACTGGAAGCAGAAGAAGGCGATGGGCGGCGGCGTGATGGGCGACATGGGCGTCTATCCGCTCAACGCGATCCGGTACGGGGTTGGGCTCGAGCCCATCGCGGTCACGGCGCAGGCCTCGACCACCCGGCCGGAGATCTACACCGAGGTGGAAGAGACCATGGCATTTCAGCTGGAATTTCCGGGCGGAGCCACGGCCGCCGGCGAGGCGAGCTTCGGCAAACGCATGAACCGGCTGCGGGTGGGGAACACGCAGGGTTGGTATGAGCTGTCGCCGTTCCAGAATTACAGCGGCATCAAGGGCACGACCAGCGACGGCGTCGCGCTCGACGCCGTGGTGCCGAACCAGCAGGCGAAGCAGATGGACGACGATGCCGCCGCCATCATGCACGGCACGCCGCTGCTCGCCCCCGGCGAGGAGGGGTTGAAGGACACGATCGTCGTGGAGGCGATC is from Lacunisphaera limnophila and encodes:
- a CDS encoding Gfo/Idh/MocA family protein, with amino-acid sequence MNTRRRFLTQLAVGAAGMTMATRSWASVIVPKKKDRLGVALVGLGYYSTDLLAPALQLTTQCRLAGVVSGTPAKLAMWQQRHGLPEANLYNYDNFDTIANNTDIDVVYIVLPPSMHAEYTIRAARAGKHVWCEKPMAPSVKECEAMIKACRDHGVTLAIGYRLHHEPNTQRIMQFRREQKYGPAVRATAEAGYVDPRKDHWKQKKAMGGGVMGDMGVYPLNAIRYGVGLEPIAVTAQASTTRPEIYTEVEETMAFQLEFPGGATAAGEASFGKRMNRLRVGNTQGWYELSPFQNYSGIKGTTSDGVALDAVVPNQQAKQMDDDAAAIMHGTPLLAPGEEGLKDTIVVEAIYRAASSGQKEKVG
- the galA gene encoding beta-galactosidase GalA, which encodes MIFLSPAPYRLFIATCLLFALALASMQAEPAAPPREKIRLDAGWRFALGHASDPARDFGHGTGYFSYLAKTGFGDGPASIAFDDRGWRQIDLPHDWAVELPFDRRGKASHGYRPIGAAFPETSVGWYRRTFPIAASDLGRRISLEFDGIYRNARVFVNGFLVGEEPSGYLGTSYDVSEYLNYGGDNVIAVRADATIEEGWFYEGAGIYRHVWLTKTAPWHVAREGTFVRTDVAGPEATVTVDTQVVNEGHEAASGTLEQEVVAPDGRVLATNRRPLQLAAGETTTLTDAIAVASPQLWSLETPVRHTLVTTLRRADQIVDRYETPFGIRTLRFDPNAGFFLNGRRVELKGTNNHQDHAGVGAAIPDALQEFRLRKLKEFGSNAYRCSHNPPTPELLDACDRLGLLVIDENRLMGINAWHLHPLERLIRRDRNHPSVIMWSIGNEEWAIEGNIKGARITLPMQNFAHRLDPTRPVSAAISGGWGGISRTVQALGVNYIRQGDTDRQHTGFPGQIILGTEETTNQQTRGIYVTDQARGHLAPQEDGTSGGNAELGWKHYAARPWAAGVFFWTGFDYRGEPTPFGFPAVSSQFGILDTCGFPKDGTSYLKAWWTDEPVLHIFPHWNWSGREGQEIEVRAHSNCEEVELFLNGATLGRKKMEPNGHLAWPVRYAPGMLVAQGYRPGQETLTTKVETTGPAAAVVLVPDRPAIKADGRDVAVVTVEIRDAAGRLVPTAGDLVGFTISGPGRIIGVGNGDPSSLEADQFVGSSRSVTLGEWAAPNPAVNTGEVTFETTFDLPPPADGETYSLLLNTLGPRQTAELNGEILYRDADPAHSRVELANTGGKLKPAGNKLRLVSPVYPEWRDREGLAQFHPLSLRIQQAAPPWQRAAFNGLAQVIVQSTGEPGVITLRAASAHLPAAVTDVTAN